The Solidesulfovibrio sp. region GTCGCCGGCATCGTCCTCGGGCTCGTCCCGGCCACCAAGGGCTTCGCCGAATCCATGCAGCCCTTCGGCACCGCCTTTATCCGCATGGTCAAGATGATCATCGCCCCGATCATCTTCTGCACCGTGGTCACCGGCATCGCCAAGAT contains the following coding sequences:
- a CDS encoding cation:dicarboxylate symporter family transporter; the encoded protein is MSGHKAIYKSLYFWVIFGIVAGIVLGLVPATKGFAESMQPFGTAFIRMVKMIIAPIIFCTVVTGIAK